The following DNA comes from Salvia splendens isolate huo1 chromosome 17, SspV2, whole genome shotgun sequence.
ATAGAAAGTGGCGAATCATAAATCATCAACAGTAGTTCGGACCATGGTTGAAAATTTTGACACACATAACACTATAATCACATTGCAACTTTGCAAGAGACGTAATATCTACAGATATggaaaaaatactactcccttctTCCCATAGACACGTAATTTCTTTCACATTTGAATAATAATCCCTAAATTTCTAAATTTCCCGTGATTCGATACGCACAAAATAGATTCCTTCCCAAAAGTGTTATCAATAATCTGTTACTAAGTAAACACAAGGTTCTACAGAATTCAGTCAATCAGTTTATAATTTGAGTTATGCTCCCACCACAGTGTAGCTGATCCTACGTTATTTTTTCTATCCAAAATGAAAGGCTCTGAGAAGCATGTTTATAAGAGTATGTTTCAGCCATTTTCGGAAATTTGAACCTCCAAAAGATCTCCCAGTCCCCAAAACCAAACCAATCAACCAAATTTGTTCACGTTTTACATTAACAAAATCCCAGAGATTAAAGAACGTAACTTTCAAAAGCCTCATCATGCATTTAAAGCTCTAACACTAGGCCTATGTCACCCTAAAAAACCTTCAATATAGAGCTACATCTAGatcaattatttattccaaCACATTTTACAACAATTTTTACAATTCTATCTGCTATTTGTGCACTCGAACCTCCAAAACTTCTGCCTAGAATGAAGATTATGCACCACATTCTACAGAAACATATATCTTAtccatttttcttcttcatttatttattcaaatctACTTCACTTCTTCATCTCATTCTCTAAGCTCACCGGCATCACACCCTCTCGTCTCTTAAATCTTACCCCTAAAGACCATGTATTTTCCAGTTTCCACCTCTTCCAATTGCCCACTTCATTTATACATATAGCGAAGAATCATACACCATATCGCTTTTATTCCAATTTATATCCTTCAAAGAGACCAAATTCTTCGATAATTCAACCTTACCGCCATCGTTTAAGTTTGAATTACAGCAACACAAGCACAATAACATGAAATCAACTCAAAACAATCACAATCTGGCATCCAAATACATTGTCAAAAATGAAAACTTTTTCAAAGCTTTTCACTCATTCTTAGCTCAGAAATTACTCCACAAATCGAATTAATAAGCAAACATAATACTTCTGAAGAATCTTACTAATCCCAATTCTTACAAAAGGAGAGACAAAACAATCATTCAACAGAAAAATGAGATCAAGTAGAGGATATAAAATCTCTTGAAAACCAAACCGCATaaactaaaattagaaaaagagCTCACCTTGATCTTTGATATATTCAGCAAATGTGTGACAATCGGAGCAAAGGGCGAGGCCCGTAAACCCTAGATTCTCACATTCTTTAGTGCTCAGCTTCTGCTCTGCTTCGCAAACAGAGAACAGCAAAATTAATGGAATTAATGCCATAACCAACTTCAAAGATcccatttttatttcaattttatgcGCAGAACTAAAATCGAAGTAATAATCTGCAAAGGGGGTTTTAGAAATTCAGAGCTTGAGGAAGACGGGCACATGGGAAAGGTAAAGTCcaggttttatttttatttttttgagaaGAAAGTCAAGATTGTTACTTACTCctattagtactagtattatcatttgtgaaaaaaatactacatactattattattaaattagaaattaaattaACCTAAAGTTTGTAGTAAATAGAGAGTTTTTTAATAAACGTGGAAGTAGTCAATTGAAATTAAGTAATAAATGGcttaaatttaaaatcaaactaaaaatgaaagaaaacagTTTAGTTTGTAAAAAATAAAGCCAGGCCCATGAATTTTATGATGAACCGTATGAAGTattgaaacaaaatttaaaaatattaataaaaaatgcaaacaTACAAAATTCTATTAAGTCATTTGAATCACATAGTTCGAGTTTTTCAGATTTTTATGACATGGTAACAATTAAGTACTAGTACTAAATTTGTGCCTTTAAAAGCATAAATTTTGACTATTTGAGCTCTTAATAAAACTGAATCTTGAATAATCAAATTCATTTGAAGAGATAGTTACACATGACttcttttttcttaaaaaattaatcaacaaTGACTCCATAATAACTCAAATCCTCAACCTAGTAATTGAAGGGGATGCGTATTATCAACTATTGTACGATTCATTGCCACTTTTACATAACTTTACATGTCTAATATGCATATAGCACTATCAACAAACAACTAATTTGCTCACTCTATGATCTCCTATACCATAACCATACAACCCAACCAAACCAAACTCCCTTCCACCCCGGCCTCCTCTAGGCCGATCAACATGACTTGATCCCCGAGGCGCCTGACTTCGTCCTCACCCCAGCGATCAGCAGTAAATCACGACCGAAGCACCCTCATCCGACACCAGCCTTCTTTCACTAGGGGGGGTGGTCTTGATTGGAGCCCATATATCAGCACCATTGCTGCTTCCAACTTCAAGAACTAAACACGTTGGCACGACACACAAGCCCTTCGCTCTGAGGCCACACGCCTCCTCGCCCTGCATCAGTAACAACACGCCAAAACATCACACAATGCGAACAAAATCAAGAGCTCCAAAAGGCCTAAAGAGAATGTGCGTACATACCTCTGTGCTACATAGATATGGAGCACTCAAAACCTGTGGAGGCCAAGacaacgtcattttcattccaACGCGACATAAAGAGATCAAGAGAGACGATACCTTGACTTGCTCGTGCAAGAAGCTTATGTACTCCATTGCCTCAAGAAGTACTGAGGCTGTATCAGTCTATTAGATTacacaaaaacaaacacattaGCAATGAATATAACTATTCAAGGCAAGAAATGGTTAGCATATGAAGTCTTTTAAGTTCTATGAACCTTTCCATATGGCGAGACGAGCTGTTGAAGAGCAGAGACGCGTTCGCTCACCCTCTCCTTCTTCTCCTACAACCATCAAACATATGCTTATCATCAACAATAATGTGGCAAAGTTATAGTGCTGTCAAATGATAGTTAGGCATCAAACACTAACTTTGGAAGAGAGAGGGGCATCAATCTTGAGTCTTTTAGGCATCAAGTTCGCGAACGAGCTTTGGTTAACTGAGGCCGGGCTTCTCTTGTGCTGCATCATCTTCGCCTTCGTAGTTGTCTGTCTCATTAGAATAATTTGGAAAAACAAAGGTATCTAGTAAGAAAGCAAGCTGTTTTTGGCAGTTTCAACCAATTCAGATAGAAATTTATCTACTTGATCACTTAGAAATCATACAAATGAGACATTCATGATCAAGAAAAGCTAAATCTACACTAGAATTTGGATTCTTTGCTATGAAAAAACATACCTTTTGAAAAAGCAAAGCAGTTTACAAAGTTCATCAAACTATCCTATTTGTTCACCTGATTAAGAAATGACTTAAAATGAAAAACAGATGCATTACTTAATCCAGATATTATGCTAATATGTATGGATATTGTTTGTAGCTGTGTTGGCCCCATTTATTTGACATGAATGATGAATATACGCGTTTTCAGCATgcaatatttaattttcttctAAATATTCAATCCTACTTACGATTTTGAAGTATGCAATGTCTCTATCTAAGCATTAATAAACTGAAAAtactaaataaaaaacaatatttattttttttgtcaaataaGGCTTACCAAGACAAACACTTAAAAATGGGAGAGCAAGAATTTCAAGAAACTAAATTTACACAAGATCATCAACTAAATTGGTGATGAAAATTTTTATTAAACTCACCAAAACTTTGATTAAATTGAATAGTAATAATTGGAAGAAAAACGAAGATAAAATAGTTTCAAGAAGTTGGAAAAACAAAGGAAGATGAAAAAATTGGGATAAAGGGCTCACCTTCTTTACAAAAGAACCTCAATTTTCAAATCCCATTTCAAGAATCCAAGAAAAATGCAATAAAAATCCCAACTTTGCAAAAAGAAATCATCCAAAGttgtttctctctctcaatttttgGGTTTTATTGACAACAGGGAATTGGGATTTGTGCCAAGACTATTGAAACAAGGAGACAAGATATGGAAAAGAATCTTCCACCTTTCCTgcctttgtttgtctctgtatTTCTAAATGAATGAACACTcttttcacacacaacacacacacgcAAGGCCAAAAGGAGACGAAAGTTATTGTGTTTATAGCTTTTGTACAAACATAAAAAACCAGGAAAAATCAATCTGAAAACAATGGAAAAATTGCAGAGaggttaatattttttttctttgagaagTGATGTAGGGTGTGTTCAAAACTACGATTTTATAGTTGAATTTTATGTTAGATATATTTATGAAAAGACGTTCAATTTAATAAGCTTGATTTGATTGGTAGTATTATCTAATTCTGATTGAAGATTTCTCAAGCATCTACAACTCAATGTTTTTTTAGATGGGCCCTGCACAatcacaattcatcatctctttcttctcttacattatttatcaatcttggatttttttttcttatttcttcaaatattataattttaattaaattaatattcataatttttttaattttaaatttatataactaaaattctaaaaatataaaaaatatattgaatGTCAAAAAATACATGATTCAAATCCTAAATTTACATAGTATTAATAGGAAACAATACTTAgtgaaatttaaaatacaaaattcaataaaattaaactagaagataatgatttttttttcattatcatACTAGTTGAATGTATGCactaataaaaaattagatataatATTCAAAAAGGAAAAGGCAAAAGCAACTAAAGAAGATGAGAATAAGCAAAATTGTTACAAATATATGTTGCGTTAAAAATTATAGTGACGACCCTTAACATTTCGCTTTGTTCTTCACTTTGGGAGAAAATTAGCGAAGCATTCCGAATTCAAGTGGATACCAAATTGGGCTTCTATTGACTATGTCATGCAGCCATGCCGTGACTAAACAAAGGCGAGCAGTCCCGATCGCAATGCTAAATGACGCACGCCCTTATACGCTCGTGCAACGCATTCCTATAGACACCACTTCCTTACTTGATCTGGCCGCATTGTGAACGCTCTAATAATTTGCATGCACCttgtaaaatgaaaattaagtAGTTGATTAATTCATCTCTTGAAATttcaaacataatttaaaactcaATTAATCCATTGTAGTCTTGGCGGAAATTGAGGCAGAAAACATGGTTGCGAGAAGAAATAccttaatttaattgaaatctttaatttttatgaaattcTTTGTGTACGAAATCGACAACTGATTTAAGCTCATCTTCATTGAGTTCGGACAGTTGAAGAATTTTGTTTTCGATGAATAAATTATCGAAAACTTTTAAGATTTCTGGTTGTATTTTACCTAATTGTTGGTAGGTGGAAGTTGTTATACTATGTAATTATATTGATTATATGCTAATTATCTTCGCGGCGGTGATATATCTATGCTTTTATTATATCTTAACAATCATGTTTAGTGTTAATgaatatttatgatttttataGTTACTAATATTTTTCTACCTTTTCCATTAACAAAGGTTTCTTCGGACCGAATTTTCGGTCCTGAGGAGGGTTAAGGGATAAGgtgatacgattattattattatttagttagttaattatggattagCATATCTtgttcatatcttttgtcttgttcATTAAGATAGtctccactattataaatagtggacattgttctttagttcgatcattcaagaaatatcaattatccttctattttattttctcctactctatttcctttcaaacgtgcaaaacgcacaaaaccctaattttgaagccgaattgatcgacgggcaaaagctcccgcgacgttcgacgcaaaatcaacgagttaaggaacttcatccttaacataAGGCGTGAGAAATTTTAATTTGCAGTTCGCTCATATCGTCGTAACGAAACATAGGAAAATTATCGTCTTGAAATTTCGAATTctaaaattatactagtactcCTTTTTATCAAAACAAATTTGTGCATCTACTTCTGGTTGTAAATAACATAATTCATGAACGGtattcatttcacttttttgataaaaataaaaatgctcAAAGTCAAGAACTGGTTAGCTGAGTCATGCTGATAAGGCAATAACAATGTAAAGAATTCaaaatcaacaaagaaaataaaaaaggtgAACACACTAATCACTTTTACAAGCCATCGTTATACTTGAAGTGAAATTTATTCAGGAACAAATAGCAATTATTATAGTCCTCATTTTTCTAACTTTGGCCTATCTTTTCAAACCTTGTGGTGTCAAGTAAGATTGAAAAGAGTTTATGTTAGAGTGTAATTTTCTATCTTTCCTATTGGATTTTTCTAAGATTTATGTTTCCTATCTTTCTATTGATTATGACATTGTTCACTGATTTCATCATTAACCATGAGGAAATTTTGGTTAATATTCTTAGAGATTCTATCTTTGTGTCAGTTTCTTATCTTTTTTATCATTGAAAGTTTGATCCTAAGTTTTTAAAGATATGTATGATTTTATGCCCTtatctttattaattactagtaaTCGTGAATATCAACCAATATATGAATTGTTTATCCAGTTCAATGCGATAATATATGTATGTAAGAATATGGCTAAAGTCAAATTaaagattttaagaaaattgaTTACCCAATATTAAGAATCGGGTTGAGACCAAATCACTATCAATGTACAATTTTTCAATATAAATGAACCTACCACAAATCGTTTTTTTCTCTACCTTTTAAGAAAACGATAAATTGATTACCCAATACTTTATTATCATTGGCATATTTACAAATATCCTACTTTAGTTTATCAATAATGTATTCACAGTCTGCCAAGATAAAATCCCAAACATTAATTTAGTATATGATCTTTCACCAATAAGCCTAAAAGAGTGATTATGCATGGACTAAAATGGTATGGTGTCTCTTTCACTTCACATCGGAGATAAGATTAGTAGAGAATAATCACATCTAACATAATTATGCCTAGACAATTTTGTACAACTATTATTGTCATTTGCTTCTTTCCAAtctccttttttttattgaaaagatATATAACAACTACATtgcataattatttatttagaaGAACTAGTATATAATTTGAAGTGGGAATAATATAGAAGGGTTgtgctagtattttttttatgtcaaAGCACTTAAACTTATCAAATTTTGTTAGTTCTAGAGTTGATGGTATTAGATGTTACTAAAAAGATTCATCTTTAAATGAGAATAAGtgacagttaaattaattatatattttaggTGAAATTAACAAATGTTTAAGAACTTAATTAACTATAGatacataaacaaattaaactaGACTTAGCTCAAGTTTTAGCATTACGAACCTCACAATTATCAAAATATCATAAATCATGAATTCTAGTCAATATCTATTCAATTCCCCAATTTTAAAACACAGTGATATATATTTAGAAATATCGATGGATTTAAGTCCACTAAATCCatccaaaaaaatagttttagtaGTGAAGTGTACCCAAATCATGCCAATACCCTGCCACATATCAATAGTAGGTCACAAGTTTGGGTTTATAAGtacttgaaaaaataaataaaaataaaatatttgtagTACTTCATAAATTAGGCTTCAGTTGGTTAAGAATTGCAATTTCATTTCAACTTGTGATAACAAAAACTCAAATTTTTGAACAATAATTCCGCAAAAGCACCTAAGTGATCTCAAAATAATCAAATTTACACTTGCTTCTGAGTCACCAGGTAGAAATCACAGAAATCATCGGAGTAAACCTTAATCTCCGATCAATCTGTCGCGTTAAAACCTCGTTCAATCCTCGATCATTCAACTAGTCTTCAACGAGAAATGCAGTCATGCACGAACCAGATCATTTCACCTCAGTCCATCCACCAGTGCCGCCTGCTGTCAACCCTAACGTATGGACAAAGTGTAAGTTAGACAACTTGCGTATAAATGGCTCGGATGAAGTGAAGAAGTGTTGAACGGCTCGAGCATATTTCATGAGGTCGTTTGCTCTTAAGGTCGAGCTTCTCTTGACCTACTACAGTTTCAAGCCATCGACCATTACGTTTAAAATCTTACTATTATTTTTCTACAATATACACGGAGTATGTAATCTATCAAGAATCATTAATCCATTCCTAGAAGTCCATCACCAGAAGTAATATTCTCACGAATCATTTTCCTAACAACGTTACATTTTTTTCCTTATTGTTACCGAACCTTATTAACAAAACGTAGCATGATGTGATAAGGGGAAGGGGGTGGATTAAGACGAACAAACCTGCCTTCTCCTTCGACATTGTACAAGGTACCATGAACGGCCAACAACATAGCACGGGAGAAGAAAACCAGCAAGCTGAAGAACCGAAATCTGATACTGGATTTAAGAAAGAGGCAAAACAGAaaccgagaaatcttagatcttGATAACATAGCACAATTTTGAGGTAATCAAGAAATTTCGATTTAGGACTTACATGGACGAAAACTGATGATTCGCGCAGCACTCCAAAGTCTCTCGTGATCATAAGAGTTTGGCGGATGAGCAAGAGCATCATCAGCTGCCAATATCAGAAAAGAGCATGATTTACGTCATTGTCAAGAGAAGGGAAGATCATGAATCAGTTAGAAGGTGTTTTGGTTTGCTTACGACAATAGCTACTGATCGGAAACAGGTAAGAGTCCCACTATTGGCTATGGCATAGTCATCGTAATCTGACTGCAGAAACTGGCGCTCAGCTGCTGCAAAAGCCAATAGTCGAGGGTCTCGGAGATCTATGTGAGGACCCCAAGCTTGTCTGATCGAAAGATAAAAAGGCGAAAATGAGATAGATGGCCAAATAAGCAAGTGTATACTCTGTTCTTCATAGCACATAAGAAATCTTTTCACCATTACTCAAAATCATGGACATAACTGAAAATTAGATATATTTAACAACGATAACGCTATCGAAAACTATCCAATCCTCGTTTCCTATATCTCCTTTCTGTTATACAACAAAGAGACGAACTAGGATACTTAACTAGATAGTTAAAGACAGATTTTACATTGAAAACTAATCTACCAGAGCATCTGATTGATGATGAGGTGAAAGAAGCCGATAGTTTACCTGATATCGATAGCCAAGACATCAGCATTCGTTCTTGGAGGCGGGCAGCTATAATTCGGAGAAAAAACCTGTTGATTCCAAATATTAAACTTCTACGTACTACATT
Coding sequences within:
- the LOC121775145 gene encoding transcription factor bHLH153-like isoform X3, encoding MMQHKRSPASVNQSSFANLMPKRLKIDAPLSSKEKKERVSERVSALQQLVSPYGKTDTASVLLEAMEYISFLHEQVKVSSLLISLCRVGMKMTLSWPPQVLSAPYLCSTEGEEACGLRAKGLCVVPTCLVLEVGSSNGADIWAPIKTTPPSERRLVSDEGASVVIYC
- the LOC121775145 gene encoding transcription factor bHLH153-like isoform X4, which encodes MMQHKRSPASVNQSSFANLMPKRLKIDAPLSSKKKERVSERVSALQQLVSPYGKTDTASVLLEAMEYISFLHEQVKVSSLLISLCRVGMKMTLSWPPQVLSAPYLCSTEGEEACGLRAKGLCVVPTCLVLEVGSSNGADIWAPIKTTPPSERRLVSDEGASVVIYC
- the LOC121775145 gene encoding transcription factor bHLH153-like isoform X6 gives rise to the protein MRQTTTKAKMMQHKRSPASVNQSSFANLMPKRLKIDAPLSSKKKERVSERVSALQQLVSPYGKTDTASVLLEAMEYISFLHEQVKVLSAPYLCSTEGEEACGLRAKGLCVVPTCLVLEVGSSNGADIWAPIKTTPPSERRLVSDEGASVVIYC
- the LOC121775145 gene encoding transcription factor bHLH153-like isoform X2; this translates as MRQTTTKAKMMQHKRSPASVNQSSFANLMPKRLKIDAPLSSKKKERVSERVSALQQLVSPYGKTDTASVLLEAMEYISFLHEQVKVSSLLISLCRVGMKMTLSWPPQVLSAPYLCSTEGEEACGLRAKGLCVVPTCLVLEVGSSNGADIWAPIKTTPPSERRLVSDEGASVVIYC
- the LOC121775145 gene encoding transcription factor bHLH153-like isoform X5, whose protein sequence is MRQTTTKAKMMQHKRSPASVNQSSFANLMPKRLKIDAPLSSKEKKERVSERVSALQQLVSPYGKTDTASVLLEAMEYISFLHEQVKVLSAPYLCSTEGEEACGLRAKGLCVVPTCLVLEVGSSNGADIWAPIKTTPPSERRLVSDEGASVVIYC
- the LOC121775145 gene encoding transcription factor bHLH153-like isoform X1, with the protein product MRQTTTKAKMMQHKRSPASVNQSSFANLMPKRLKIDAPLSSKEKKERVSERVSALQQLVSPYGKTDTASVLLEAMEYISFLHEQVKVSSLLISLCRVGMKMTLSWPPQVLSAPYLCSTEGEEACGLRAKGLCVVPTCLVLEVGSSNGADIWAPIKTTPPSERRLVSDEGASVVIYC
- the LOC121775581 gene encoding uncharacterized protein LOC121775581 yields the protein MVDDFMVCVDRIIASAACFQESSSSAVERESEAQVSDGCSFSSVKGKGSLRECKICQEEDEEKDMEAPCACNGTLKFAHRKCIQRWCNKKGDITCEICNQVFSPNYSCPPPRTNADVLAIDIRQAWGPHIDLRDPRLLAFAAAERQFLQSDYDDYAIANSGTLTCFRSVAIVLMMLLLIRQTLMITRDFGVLRESSVFVHYQISVLQLAGFLLPCYVVGRSWYLVQCRRRRQG